Proteins encoded in a region of the Limanda limanda chromosome 17, fLimLim1.1, whole genome shotgun sequence genome:
- the LOC133023708 gene encoding centriolar coiled-coil protein of 110 kDa, with protein sequence MEETERRLTEQGCVRPLSGDGYALNRRSVSDSCPVVSPSCHSLAHTPSERSPGHSRGFPSPVSPSVCTPSVQPPVYLWGPTWAASKPRARLSLILTAEQQMAFCRVGAITRGFLTRRLLRTEKVKHLCQTIVDTQEFIRSFKTEAPQKRCTFSAQDLSLQERVRAQLRAALYDIHDIFFEMPLGDRLALLQQDRELRAERKLRDLEKTKCPKERAVLSAATQRSLDRKNRVGESPAQPRKMQQKPKSPTTNRVLKPSQCQNSSAQGQLNRQGSWYRKTPEERVKRSDSLKKQHSLG encoded by the exons atggaggagacagagagaagactgACGGAGCAGGGGTGTGTGCGCCCTCTGAGTGGGGATGGTTATGCGTTGAATCGTAGGTCTGTGAGTGACAGCTGTCCTGTTGTGAGCCCCTCTTGCCACAGCCTTGCCCACACACCATCTGAACGATCACCTGGACACAGCAGAG GTTTTCCCAGTCCTGTCAGTCCCAGTGTGTGCACTCCCTCTGTCCAGCCTCCAGTGTACCTGTGGGGGCCCACTTGGGCGGCCAGCAAACCCCGAGCAAGGCTAAGTCTG ATTctgacagcagagcagcagatggCATTCTGTAGAGTTGGTGCTATCACTCGAGGCTTCCTCACTCGCAGATTGCTCAGGACAGAGAAGGTCAAACACCTGTGCCAGACCATCGTG GATACACAGGAGTTCATCCGTTCATTCAAAACTGAAGCCCCACAAAAGAGATGCACCTTCTCAGCTCAAGATCTCTCCCTGCAGGAGAGGGTTAGAGCCCAG TTACGTGCAGCATTATATGACATCCATGACATCTTCTTTGAAATGCCTCTGGGAGATCGATTAGCGTTGCTGCAGCAGGACAGGGAGCTCCGTGCAGAGAGGAAACTTCGAGACTTG GAAAAAACCAAGTGCCCCAAAGAAAGAGCGGTTCTGTCTGCTGCCACACAGAGGTCTCTGGACAGGAAGAATAG GGTTGGTGAATCCCCAGCACAGCCGAGGAAGATGCAGCAGAAGCCAAAGAGCCCAACTACCAACAG AGTCTTGAAGCCAAGCCAATGCCAAAATTCTTCTGCCCAAGGCCAGCTGAACCGACAGGG GAGCTGGTACAGAAAGACCCCAGAGGAGAGAGTAAAGCGCTCAGACAGCCTGAAGAAGCAGCACTCTCTCGGTTAA
- the LOC133023438 gene encoding nuclear GTPase SLIP-GC-like has protein sequence MDDFVRNKLSEWGLSTLIETFKDQGINKDHFYDLEDEEIKELIPKVGPRKTFKRHFKLLKVLPSSPERIRPNFAAGNMDMDPREESSQCQSPSVKRKRPNSAAEESIMCEVNDIMKVVKMKLQNEKKTELNGFLKNKISDLETRKRMLVGVFGKTGAGKSSLINAIVGEKNLLPSGSVCACTSVMFKVEANNDNKKYEAEIEFIKKEEWKEELWFYKNLLDDDDNDAREKLTALYRKDWESKSVEELMDKKYFRGIPEFLTRNKKTLKCESAKELHDKIVKYVSASNEEDDGVRQYWPLVECVTVRLPNKELLQHVTLVDLAGNGDRNKSRDNMWKKMVGKCSTVWIVAEITRAASEKEAWEILQNANSLMGNGGECQRIHFICTKSDDVGVQSGADVRDLVLKRNQVAKRQVNKEFQKEYPQSSEQFSFEVFTVSGQEFANSVHLQPDDTEIPKLRNVLRSLNNNHSEALNYVSGARGILSLIQGTRCRGVADSKMQACRDLKEKMQHELEVLQKAIDEIYRTFERCLTEGVEESQDSCVGQMKSMLHPRGEKGSAFHNKLKFAVMNNGVFKAKNGRKKNINTTLSSELTGSIDKEFRMTFPNEDKSGPFKGAIDSFSLDTERMINTYKDVRLQLRFLKTEEDKLKTKLKKIIREDKKTVYSSLTATIEDNMQKCYTDAAEFKGVGSMEKMRSTINDHVHDQKDTMFQMAKDNMLGQLNELRGKILKKLQETLLESVQLSLGTDDCSFPDVSGELAMVEKFYNQLEANPNPN, from the exons atggatgattttgttcgtAACAAATTAAGTGAGTGGGGTCTCAGCACATTGATAGAGACTTTTAAAG ATCAAGGAATCAATAAGGACCACTTTTACGATCTTGAGGATGAAGAGATCAAGGAATTGATCCCAAAAGTTGGACCAAGGAAAACATTCAAGCGACATTTCAAGTTGTTAAAG GTTTTGCCATCCAGTCCAGAACGTATACGGCCCAACTTTGCAGCAG gaaacatggATATGGATCCTAGAGAGGAGTCGAGCCAATGCCAGTCACCAAGTGTTAAACGTAAACGGCCCAACTCTGCAGCAG AGGAATCCATAATGTGTGAGGTGAACGACATAATGAAAGTCGTCAAGATGAAacttcaaaatgaaaagaagacaGAGCTCAATGGTTTCCTGAA GAATAAAATCTCTGATTTGGAGACAAGAAAAAGGATGCTGGTCGGTGTCTTTGGAAAAACCGGGGCTGGAAAGAGCTCTTTGATAAATGCCATCGTTGGAGAGAAGAATCTTCTGCCCTCTGGAAGCGTCTGTGCATGCACCTCAGTCATGTTCAAAGTGGAGGCAAACAACGACAACAAAAAGTATGAGGCAGAAATTGAGTTCATTAAAAAAGAG GAATGGAAAGAGGAGTTGTGGTTTTACAAGAATCTcctggatgatgatgataatgatgctCGTGAAAAGCTGACAGCACTGTACAGAAAAGATTGGGAATCAAAATCTGTTGAAGAACTCATGGACAAGAAATATTTCAGAGGAATTCCTGAATTCCTCACTCGGAACAAGAAAACATTGAAATGTGAATCT GCTAAAGAGCTGCATGACAAAATTGTCAAATATGTAAGTGCCTCAAACGAGGAAGACGATGGAGTGAGACAGTACTGGCCCTTAGTGGAATGCGTGACTGTCAGGTTGCCTAACAAGGAACTTCTCCAGCATGTCACACTTGTGGACCTTGCAGGAAATGGAGACCGTAACAAGAGCAGAGACAACATGTGGAAAAAG ATGGTTGGAAAATGTTCTACTGTGTGGATTGTGGCTGAGATTACTCGAGCAGCATCAGAGAAAGAAGCTTGGGAGATCCTGCAAAATGCCAATAGCCTGATGGGAAATGGTGGCGAGTGTCAGCGCATTCACTTCATCTGCACCAAGTCTGATGATGTTGGTGTGCA GTCAGGAGCTGATGTCCGTGATCTTGTGCTCAAAAGAAACCAAGTAGCCAAGCGCCAAGTCAACAAAGAATTCCAAAAAGAATACCCACAATCCAGC GAACAATTCTCATTTGAAGTCTTCACTGTGAGTGGCCAGGAGTTTGCTAATAGCGTACATCTACAGCCAGATGACACCG AAATTCCCAAACTTCGGAATGTCCTGCGAAGTCTGAATAACAATCACTCAGAGGCATTAAACTATGTGTCTGGAGCTCGTGGGATTCTCTCTCTGATTCAAGGGACAAGATGCAGGGGCGTG gcTGACAGTAAAATGCAGGCTTGCAGAGACCTTAAAGAAAAGATGCAGCATGAACTCGAAGTACTCCAAAAAGCAATCGACGAGATCTACAGGACTTTTGAACGATGCCTCACTGAGGGGGTTGAAGAATCACAAGATTCATGCGTAGGACAGATGAAGTCCATGTTACATCCt CGAGGAGAAAAAGGTAGTGCCTTCCACAACAAATTGAAGTTTGCTGTTATGAACAATGGCGTCTTCAAAGCAAAGAATGGAAGGAAAAAGAACATCAACACGACTTTAAGTTCAGAACTGACTGGCAGCATCGATAAGGAATTCAGGATGACCTTCCC AAATGAAGATAAAAGTGGACCATTCAAGGGCGCCATTGATTCGTTTTCACTGGACACAGAGAGAATGATTAACACCTACAAAGATGTTCGACTGCAACTGCGTTTTCTCaagacagag gaggACAAACTCAAGACAAAACTCAAAAAAATTATCCGGGAGGATAAGAAAACAGTCTACAGCAGTCTGACAGCGACAATCGAGGACAACATGCAGAAATGCTATACAG ACGCAGCGGAGTTTAAAGGAGTCGGCTCCATGGAAAAAATGAGGAGCACCATTAACGACCATGTGCATGATCAAAAGGACACCATGTTTCAGATGGCAAAAGACAACATGCTGGGGCAACTAAATGAGTTGAGG GGGAAAATCTTAAAAAAGCTGCAGGAAACCCTGTTGGAATCAGTCCAGCTGTCACTCGGGACGGATGACTGCTCATTCCCAG aTGTTTCAGGAGAGCTTGCCATGGTGGAGAAATTCTACAATCAACTGGAAGCCAACCCAAATCCAAACTGA